The Primulina eburnea isolate SZY01 chromosome 18, ASM2296580v1, whole genome shotgun sequence genome segment TGCTTGCAAATTCCAAttttaataatcataataaaTACATAAATCTGCACCGTGAGATTACCTAAGATTTGCAGAATTTCTAAATTATAACACTGCTATAAGCGACAGTGAGATCTTACCATGACTGGTGATATAGTCAAATGATTCAATGGCTTCAGAGGTGCTTCGATAGATATTAGGTGATAATATGTGAACCAAGTGATTGTCTACCCAGCTGCAACAATAACAGAAAGATATTGTTACAGAGAAGACTATTACAAAAGCTTTAACAAACTATTTCGTCTAGCACATCCTAATAATATCCACCAAGGAATACAGGAAAGAGGAAAAGGACCATAAAAGAAAAGCAACAAGGTCAAGAAATACACACCCTCGCCACTTCTTCTCTTCATCATCTCCAGAGGAAGAATCAGCAGCTGGTGCAGTCAGATTAATCCTTTGGGCCAGTTTATTAATTATATCTAGATAGATCAGGAAAGAAAGTTACAAAGTTAATATTAAATCCTCCAAAAAATGAGAAAGTACTTTCTACATGTGTTCAGAATTCGAGAAACATTAGATGACAGTTAATTGAATGCAGTATGTACCTGATGAGTCAACCATGTGCTCACCATCAACCATCAATATAGGCACTTTCTTGTAATCAGACCACTTGATTTCCTTTTTGCTGATAGGGTTGACCTCTATTACTTTGTATGCAATATCATAGTAGTCCAGAAATGCTGGAAAAGAAGGGTGCAATTAGTTAGCCAATTCTATAACTATTATCAGGACAAAAAGTCTTTCAGATGACGACACATCGAACAGATACTTTTGTTGAAGATATAATTAGAGATAATGGACAGAATCAGATCTTTGTAAATTAGGATACTTAGGTGATCCCTAAATTGAAGGGAGTACGGTTCTCTTTCCTTTCTTTCTTTATCTTAGTGTGCCAATAACTTGGATATTAATGATTGTAAATATTCAAAGAGACGCTGTATTTCCAGCAATTGTGTTCTCCCTCGTTTGACATGGTATCAGATCCGTAAGGCTCGATCCATTCAGATCTAATACGCAAATTCATTTGCACTGTTTTAGTCTGATATTACAGGTCCTTCGATATCTTATTCTTGCAATTGTCGATATCTGAAAAGGCCAGAATTCCTGAAACCCTTCTAGCTGTCGGAGAGTTGCAGCAAATCTATTTTGCCTATCGGTTGAATGGAAAAAACCTTTTTAAAAATGGTCCCAGCTCGTCTGGACCACATTGAAGGGCAGAAGAAAGCTTAGCCATCTGGTTGGCAGTGGGCCGAAGAAAGAAGACCCGAAGTTCGCTGCATGGGATGAAGAAGACTCCCTTATCATGCATGTTTCTCACCACTGCCAAGGAGATTTGGGACAGCATACGCCAAACATGTTCCAAGAAGGGAGATGCTGCCCAAATTTATGAAATCAAAGTACAAACAAGCTTTGCTACTCAAGAAAATAAATCTGTAACAGAGTCAGCCAATGCCCTAAAAAACTTGTGGCAAGAGATTGATCATTATCGATGCTTCGAGACCAAGTGTCCGGAAGATGCAACAATCCTGAAAAATTACATCGAACAAGATCGGGCCTATGACTTCCTCGTCGGACTCAATCCTGAATTCGACAAGTCCGTGTTCAAATCCTTGGGAGGGACCAAATTCCATCTTTTAATGAGGTTATAGGCATCATTCGATCAGAGGAAAGTAGGCGCGGTGTCATGCTTAAACCTCAAAGTGTGGAGAGCTCCGCATTGGTGACTAATAGGAACAGTGACCATCTCAACCCTGGAAAGGCTACTGCTCCAAGAAATCTGTCCCAGGGCTCTAAAGATGAATTGTGGTGTCCCAAATGTCGCATAACAGGGCATACTCTTGATCGATGCTGGAAAATTCACGGCAAACCATCATACAAGGATAAGGGCAATAAAGGAAAACAACAGAGGACTGGGAGCCAAGCCCATATGACTGTCCAGCAGCCTACTGAGCACACAAATACTCCACCTTCAAAGAAATTCAACAAGGAAGAAATTTAGCGGCTAAGGGCTTTCTTGACCTCTCTTGGGAAATCGCCAGGTACATTCTCATTGACACAGTCTGTTAAGTTTCCTATTTCAATTGGATTCAATGCTTCCACTAGCCCTTTTGCCAACATGTGGGCCTTAGACTCCGAAGCCACCGATCACACGATACACTCATCACAAATTTTATGTTCATATACCCCTTGTCCTAGCACTAGAAAAATTACTACTGCTGAAGGTTCATTAATCACATTAGCAGGGTTAGGTGACACTGAGTTAAGTCCTTCCATTACCTTAAAACAAGTGCTTCATGTCCCCAAACTGTCCACTAACCTTATCTCTGTACATAAATTAACACTCGACTTGTCTTGCAATGTGATTTTTTACCCGTCTTATTGTGATTTTCAGGAACCATGCATCGGGAAAAACGATTGGGGTGCTAAGGAAGGGGACGGACTTTACTACCTTGATTCAACAAACAATCTACCCAAGCAACTTAATTCTGCCTCTCTcctcaaatcaataacaaattTGGCTTCAACATCGTAGATTTGGTCATCCGTCCTTTCAAACTCTCAAGTCTTGTTTCCTAGCTTATTTAAGGGATTAGATATTGAGCCTTTTTCTTACGACATTTGTGAATTCGCAAAGCACAAGTGTGTACCTTTTCCTCAAAGCAATAAAAGATGTTCGAACCCTTTTTATTTCATACATAGCGATGTTTGGGGTCCGTCTCCTACTCCAAATGTTTCTGGAACTCGCTGGTTCTTTTCTTTTATTGACAATAGAGCCGCATCTGTTGGATATTCTTGATCAAACATAAATATGATGTGTGCTCTATCATATCACAGTTTCATACCATGATTCAAAACCAATTTGGGTTCAAAATAAAAAGGTTCGGGTCTGATAATGCCAAAGACAATTTTAATCAGGTTCTTcactcatattttcaaaaagaaGGCATTATCCATGAGTCATATTGTGTCCATACTCCACAACAAAATGGACTTGCTGAAAGGAAAAATAGTCACTTGCTCAATATCACTCGTGCTTTTTTATTCCAGAACCATATGCCTAAGTACGCAAGTATTATTCGGGAGATGTTGTCGTAACAGCCGCCCATCTCATTAATCGGCTCCCCTATAAAGTCTTAGGTGATAAAGTCCTCTTGACATGCTCACAACCTCCTTTCCTGATCTACACGCTAATCAATTACAACCAAAAGTGTTCGGGTGTGTGTTTTGTTCATGTTCATAGTCATAATTGTGGTAAGTTGAATCCTAGAGCTCAAGTATGTGTTTGTTGAGCATTCATCAACCCAAAAGGGCTACAGATGTTATCATCCTCCTTCCAAGAAGTAGTTTGTTTCAGTTGATGTTACATTCCATGAAAATGAACTTTATTTCCCCGCTCCTCATCTTCAGGGGGAGCATCCAGGTTTGGAAGATAAGGAGGATGATGATCCTTTTATTTTACCTATCTTCTCCAGTCCTCATCTGCCAAGCCCTCAATCTATCCCAGAAAATGTCCCGAGATTGTTTGGTAGAACATATTCAAGGCGGAAAGCCCCCTCGGTCCCTGAACTTGTGCAAATCCAAGAGTCCAAACCGAGCTCTACACCTAAGGTAACAATTGAAAATCCCATCACACACGATGAACATACACCACACTCGGTAGATGACCCTAGCTTGCACTTTCCTATTGTCCTTCGCAAAGGAACCAGAGATTGCATAAAACACCCACACTACCCATTGTCCCATGTCATAACATTTGATAATTTTTCACAATCACATAAAAGCCTCTTAGTAAGTTTGAACAACATTCATATCCCTTCCACACTATGATACTATCTGAAGCATTGTCTGATGAAAACTGGAAACAAGCTATGAATGTGGAAATGGAAGTTATGGAGAAAAACAACACTTGGAGATTACGGATTTGCCCTTGGGAAAGAAATCAGTAAGGTGTAAATGGGTATATACAGTGAAATATAAATCAGATGACACATTGGAGAGATGTAAGGCTAGGCTGATAGCTAAGGGTTATACACAGGCATATGGGGTGGACTATCAAGAAACATTTGCTTCGATTGCTAAAATGAATGCATTTAGAGTTCTATTATCTTTGGCAGCAAATTATGGATGGGTATTGCAGCTATTTGATGTAAAAAATTCCTTCTTACATGAAAACCTTGAGGAAGAGATTTATATGGACATTCCATCGGGATATGAAAAAAATGTAAGAAAGAGACAGGTATGTAGATTGAAAAAGGCCATGTATGGCCTCAAGCAATCTCCTCGGGCGTGGTTTGGAATACTTACACGAGTAATGCGATTCATGAGATACAAACAAAGTCAGGAAGAccatattttgttaattaaaCACTCGAATTCTGGGTTAGTCATTATTTACTTGTCTATGTTGACAACATTATCATAGGGAATGATGAGAAGAGAAACAAGCGTTAAACTGAGACTAGCAACTGAATTCAAAATTAAGGATTTGGGGAGTTCAAGTATTTCCTTGGCATTGAAGTAGCATATTTGAAGCAAGAGATATTTATATCCCAACGGAAGCACATCACTGATTAGCTCCGAGAAACAGGGAAATTGGCCTGTAAACCAATGAACACACCTATAGAATTCAATCATAAGCTTGGAGAGGTCGGGGATGACAAAATTGCGAAACGTGTCGTTTATCTCTCACACAAGTCTGGACCTAGCATATGTTGTAAGTGTGATCAGTCaattcatgaatgacccaaaagACACATTTACGTGCAATTGACAGGGTACTTCAATACTAGAAAGGCATTCCGGGAAATGGAATTATGTTCAAAAAGACAATATGATACTTGAAACTTACAGAAATGCGAATTACGTTGGATCAATTGGTGACAGAAGGTCAACTACATGGTATTGTACATTCCTTGGAGGGAATATTGTCACGTGGCGAAATAAGAAACAAGATGTTGTAGCAAGGTCAAGTGTCGAGTCAGAATTCAGAGCAATGGCTCGAGGGGTTTGTGAGTTGCTTTGGTTGAAGATTATTTTGGACGATCTAAGAGTAACGAGGAGTGGACCTATGAGACTCTATTGTGACAACAAGTCAGCTATTAGCACTGCTCATAATCCAGTGCAACACGATCGAACAAAGCACATTGAAGTTGATAGACACTTCATTAAAGAGAGCTAGATAGTGGCTTAATTTCTCTTCAGGTAATCAGCTAGCCGACATATTGACCAAAAGATTAAATGGTCTGttgtttcaagaaattgtgtCCAAGCAGGGAATGACAGTTATCAATTCACTGGcttgagggggagtgttgaatATATGAAGATATAATTAGAGATAATGATTGTAAATATTCAACGAAATATAATGGAATTCTTTATTTCCAGCAATTGTGTTCTTCCTTTTTTGACAACTTTCATACACATGCAGTTACACTAACATGCAGTTCTGAAACAAAAATCCATCCCAATTACTTAGTCTTAGATGATCAAGCAATACATTCATTCAAATTTCAAAGCACAAAGTAAAACAATATATTCAGCttctatttaaaataatgcTCATTTTACCATGCAGGCCTGTCATATCTAATCTTTGTTTCACACTTGATACAAAAGTAATAACAAATATTTTCATACCGACTATAACTGGAAACTGTAAAATATTTAGTTCTAAAGAAACATGATGGAACCTAAAAATTGGTTTTTCTAAAGAGAAGACAAATTGTTTTAACTTCATCGTGTGAATAGAAGCTTTACACCAAAACATCTTCCACAATTTTATGTCAAGttaattatatcaaacttaAATGTTTAATACACAGTTACACACGGATAAGCATAGTTGGAGGCTTGTTGCAGATCTAGTCTAATCCTGCATCCAGAGACAGCACTTACAGCACACCCATTGTGTGAGTATGATATAACGAAATGGGTCAATCCAATTCCCACTACAAATTCCTCTTACCGTTTTTGAGTGATGCAAAAAATATCTAAGTGTCATCGTACATTGTTTTGCGTACTCTGTAATAATGTCTAAactatattataattattataaaagAACATTGCATTCTGAAGACTTAAAAGTGGACCCTCTCACATGGAATTCtttagaaattattttcaaataatataaaatggTACCAAGGAATTATACCCTTATTATTGAGATCACTACTACTGCAGTTCAAACTTGAACGGACATTTTCCCCCTGTCCAATCCTATGACCAAAATCCATGGTCCAAAACAAACTACAATTCTATTTTTTCTATCAAAAGCCACAAACTATATACTACCATTACCACAATTTATCCTAAATGAAGCTTCATTAATACTTTAGTATTGCTACTGTGTTCTTAATTGCAACATCCACATTACTGTTAACTGTTGTATCAAATTAGTCTGTAAATCACACCATTTTTTCCtaatatatttatcaatccacAACTTTCATAATGTACTAAAACCTGTGACTAATCTTTAAAAAATCTCAGgtactaaataattaatgaaaCAACCAAAATTTCAAACCAAACCTTATTTCATGTTCTTTAACTCCACAAAATATGTCACTTATACAACAAACCCCAAGAAACGGAGTTTATACACAAACAGAACACGTGAGAGTAAAACAATTGACTCTGTTAGGCCATAAGTCCAAGAGTATGACCCAGATCCAAATGAGCCACACCTCGTCAAACTTGTTACCTGGTGGAAGAGCTTCTCAAACTTACCAGCCACTCTATAATTGCTAATTGCTTGTAGAGCCGATATGGGATCATAACATTTCAATGATACTTCCTTGATCACATACCAAATACACTCTCTATGTGAGCGGCGTGCTCCAAAAGTATTCAGGAAAAGGGCAAAGCCATAAAAATACAGCAGAACATGAAGCAGAATGTGATCGATATTCCGCATCGCTTTTTTTCTAGAAAGCTCGACCAGGCAGAGACTTGGGGAAGAAGAAAGCTTAAAATTTTTCATTCATACTGAAAATGATCGCAATACAAGTATTTAGAGATATAACTAAATTAATATAATGCATCAGTGTAATTATTCATAACAAAAGTAACACACACCCAAGACATATTAGACACTTCTCTCAGAAACTTCATCTTCATCGATTATCGCTCAACAAACGCAAATACagacacaaacacacacacacacacacacacacatatgaaGTGAGAAAAGAATAGCAACAATACCTTTAACCTTATTGCAGAACGGGCAAGCTTCGTATTGGTAAAGAACGACATCATTTGGCCGGAACTTCGCCTGTACGGGCTCTTTCGCGTGAACCTCTTCAACAAGCGCCGTGGTGGCGACTGAAAACAGCATGGTCCCAGCCACGGCATGTGCAGCTGCACGGGAAGAGCGGTTGGAGATCCTATCGTACGAGAACCAATGAGATCTCGCCGAGGAATTGTTGTTCGACGTGCTGAAAAGAGCAACCTGGGACAGAGGGTGGCGATACACTGGATTTCCAGCCCGCAAATTCGTGGCGCAGAAACCATCGACGGCGCGGCGGACGGCTGAGAGCCCCGTAACTCTTCTCATCGCGTTCTGGGAGATGACGTCGTAGCTGAGAAATGCAGTGATCTGTGGCTTACTAGAGGGTTTTAGACTATGGGGTTAGTGTTTATGCCACGCCGTCGTTTTGAAATCTGCTCGTTTTTATCAGACTTTTCTTTGTTTTTCCAAATTTCATTGTTTTCAATTTTATATCTTTTATATTTGCtccattttacataaaaattgaatttaaaaaataacacaaaaatCTTTGTGAGATCCGACTCAGCGAATAATTTTATGATACTGATCTCTAACTTCGCTAAACtcattaagaaaaaaaattcatgttAATATGTCTTATGAAGATTTTCGAAGTTAATTTCGATTGCTATTACTAAAGTTTCCAActccattttcatcacttttagAGATTAATTCTTGTTTTTTTACGTTTAATCTATGAAATCATAAATGATTGTTGAATCGAAGTTCTCATTTGCATgatttagaagttagatttacTGCATTTTTACATTTTGACACTCGCGTATCTGACACGCCTGCAACGATCAAACACTGTACAAACGATAACATCATTTAATTGATaatgattaataataataatagagcAAAACTGGAATTGAATTTATATTGATGAATATTCAAATGTAAATCGATTTTCAGGTTATGAAATTCCAATAGTAGAGTCGACCAAACCTTATTCGAAAATTTCAACGATCTCTTTCAAATTTCAATACTCAAAATTGATGGCACATTTTGAAAGAGGGGCCAAATTTTAAAATTGGATTCACTTTAACCTAGTTTTCATCGGATAAATCATCAATCTTACGCTACAAaacctgcctcctctgctggtAGTAGATTACATTGATTTTACCCCTACAAACAACATGCTGAAACCAAACAAACATGTGAGATTCAGACAAAGATTTGCTACCAATGTGAGTTTAGACATTGATCCATTGTATTTAACAATCCGAGATTCTCGTCTGGAAAGTAGCAAACAAATTCAGTTAGAGCCGTCTTTGCGACGTCCAGCACCATAAGTTAAACAGTTGACACCTTGCACTCCAGCCGAGTTTAAAAGTCGCATTCCCTCTTCCCCCATCTGCTGAACTTCAGATGGCGATAAGATTCTGATGCATTTTACACAACCAACAAACTCCCTGAAAAATGCCGCGCCCCGTTAGATTTTCAAGAAATAAATCAAGTATTAcaatgagctgttttgacagtTTGAGCAAGAGTTTCTCCATACGAACTTATTCTTATCGAATAGAGGAAGATAAGTGAGACTTACTCCCATGGATCGTCCCCCACAAGAAGCACGTCATTTTCGAAATCTACATACACTAGCTTCCATCCAGAGCTTGAGTCATTGAGCAAGTCCTTGAGACTGAACATTTGCTCGATTTCTGAACGCAGCTCGTCATAGTTTTTAAAACTTGAGACATCAATCGACCTCCCAACAGATCCTGCCTTTTGAATCTGTCAGGAAACATTGTATCGTAAATTTGTTGATTGCATTTTTCAAATCGCGCAACTTCCACCTTTGTGTATGACaaaaaaatttacaataatTCTAGTGTTGTAAAAATGGCTACCTTTGTGTAAGTTCGGAATCGTGTGGTCACCTGCTGCCACGAACTATGCTGCAAAAGATTGTTGTCTTCAAAATCCACATTGCTCGAAGAAGTCACTCCCGAGTTGTCTGCATATTCTTGCAGAGGAACATTCTGAGAATCTGCAAGGCTGGCTGCCGTTATCTGGGATTGGATGTCTTGGTTTGGGCAGAAGTTATTGACAAGATAATCAGACGGATTCTGGAAATCGGTATTCTTTAGCGCGCAAAAATCATCCAACAACGTGCTCGAAACTGAAGGACCAATTATCGTGCTTCCACTGTTACTTCCATCAAGATTGAGGCAGCTATATATGTCACTCTGGTTATGGTTCTCATCTGATAAGTCTTTTATCCCACACGAACTGTATTGAAGATTAGGCATGCCTTGACGGGGTAACAGGATAGGAAGTTGAGCATGGGAAACAGCTTTTACTTCGTTAAAATGAGAATCCCACAAGTGTTGGTCCACAGAATACTGCATCGGATAAGACATATCGGATAATGTAGCAGGTAATTCGGATTTCTCAAACATGGAAAACGATCCCGAACTCCGAACAGATCCAGATTGAGGTCGTGATTGAGAGATCGGGTCAAATTCAAACTGTCCAGGATATTGAAGATATGTATTGGCACTAGCAGACTCGACAACTTGGTTCGGATCGATTCCACCCCGCGGATGTGTGGTCCACAAACTTGTTTGTGAAGCTAATGTGCCATTAATCTGGTTTGGGACCATGCAATCATTTACGGCAGCCTGCGAAGGCAGCTGGTCCATGGCAAACATAGGTTCCAACTTAGATGATTCAGAACCAGCTCCTGATGTTTGGTTCCCGAGTTTTTTGGGTGATGATGGTTTTCCCGGTACTAAAATACTGGAGTTTGAGATATTTTGTTGGGTAACAACACTTGGAGGATGGCTTTGTCCTTGAGGAAACACATTTTCCAGAGGGGTCGACTCAGGTTTCCTGATTGTCGGGTGAATCAATGACTTCGCTTCTTGGAGTACATCTTTGACTGATAAGTCTTGCATAGGAGGTGTATTATCTAAAGGAGTCACCAAACTGTGAGGTTTTATAAGCATCTTCATTAGTTGCTCAGGCCAGAGGCTCGAAATTGAGGGGCATTGAAGATCTCCTGGTGAAGCATCTGGAACTCTGAGGAATGGCCTATATGTCAACATATCGCCCCACTCTGGTTGTACACCTGACATAAGACAGCTATGTTTATTACCACATAGGAAGACAAGACACATTAGTCATTGTGGAAAGCAGAAAATTACCTAAGAAAGCCGAGTGGAATGGACGTTTTAGATTGGCTGTTAGTGATGGAAAAATGAAGAGACTTTCAGGAGTCTCCACTTCCCATGGGCCAACTCTATTTGGCTTGTCACCGCACCCCGGCTCATCCCACTCAACCTGTCATTTGAGTTAAGTACGAAGTCAAACAATGCTTAAACTAGTAAAATCTTAAGCATTAAGTTTAATCACCTGAAGACTGCGCCACTTCGAGTTGGGCCATCTCAATGGATCAAGATCGCTTATTCCAACAATTGTGCCCATGTATCTATAGAAACAATGGAAAAACTTCAAAGAACAGAATGGCTGTAAAAGAAAAGAGGTAAAATGGAGCTAGTCGTGCAAATATTTCTTGCTTGGTGCAAACAGTATCGATTTTACCTTCTTTTACTTGATTCTTCGGTTTCAAACATCATACCAAACCTCATACCCACAGAGAGTTGGGTGCCATACAATGCTTTTCGATACTTGGCCAATGGGATGACGAATTCCGAAGGGCAGGCCCTGAAAATTCTTAAAACTTCAGAATGATCTacttgaaaatttttatttccatATCAATATTAGGCCTCAAGTACAATGTATTcagattatttttgaaaaatggaTTCGGATACCTTGGATTATAGAAGATTGAAAAGGAGCTTCTGTTAGCTGAAGCATGAGCAGCAGCAGCAAGGATTCCTATGTGCATGCTATCAGCAGACAAAACTGAAGAAGGCAGTGTTGTTTGCTGACGATTAGCACGCCGCACTCCCAGCAACAATTGTGACTTTTCATCTCTAGAATAAAATTTGGTGATATTTACATTCATCTTTGAATGAATATATACAAATGATACAATTATGGTACAGTAAAATCAAGGAGTCATCTCAAGTGTTGTACCTGATAAACAAGACAGCGTCACCAGCTCTGAGCCGCTTCGCACCAACAAACATACTCCAACCAGTGGTGAGAAGATGCCGCTTAGGTTGCCCTAAACAAGATGGGAATATGTGTAATTCCAAGAAAGCATTTCTTTTCCATAATATAACACAATAGAAGGAAATTTTTAGAAACCATGAATAAACCTATGAAGCAAAAGGAACCAGAAAAGGTTACAGCAAGCTTACCCCTGTATATATGACGGAACGTCCAGGTATTATCATGCAGATCTCGGACAATTAGTTCTTGAGTTGGAGGTTGCATAGAGTAATCctgaaaaaaattaagaatGATTTAAATGACAAATTTACGGAAGTAAATTAATC includes the following:
- the LOC140819769 gene encoding uncharacterized protein gives rise to the protein MRRVTGLSAVRRAVDGFCATNLRAGNPVYRHPLSQVALFSTSNNNSSARSHWFSYDRISNRSSRAAAHAVAGTMLFSVATTALVEEVHAKEPVQAKFRPNDVVLYQYEACPFCNKVKAFLDYYDIAYKVIEVNPISKKEIKWSDYKKVPILMVDGEHMVDSSDIINKLAQRINLTAPAADSSSGDDEEKKWRGWVDNHLVHILSPNIYRSTSEAIESFDYITSHGNFSFTERLVAKYAGATAMYFVSKRLKKKYNITDERAALYEAAETWVDALNGREFLGGVKPNLADLAVYGVLRPIRYLKSGRDMVEHTRIGDWYSRMEDAVGTSSRIQAQPE
- the LOC140819327 gene encoding auxin response factor 5-like, with amino-acid sequence MGSVEEKLKPGGLISGADNLLEGMKLLKELQDQNGVRKPINSELWHACAGPLVNLPQIGSLVYYLPQGHSEQVAVSTNRAATSQIPNYPNLPSQLLCQVHKVTLHADKDTDEIYAQMNLQPVNSEKDVFSIPDFGLKPSKHPTEFFCKTLTASDTSTHGGFSVPRRAAEKLFPQLDYSMQPPTQELIVRDLHDNTWTFRHIYRGQPKRHLLTTGWSMFVGAKRLRAGDAVLFIRDEKSQLLLGVRRANRQQTTLPSSVLSADSMHIGILAAAAHASANRSSFSIFYNPRACPSEFVIPLAKYRKALYGTQLSVGMRFGMMFETEESSKRRYMGTIVGISDLDPLRWPNSKWRSLQVEWDEPGCGDKPNRVGPWEVETPESLFIFPSLTANLKRPFHSAFLGVQPEWGDMLTYRPFLRVPDASPGDLQCPSISSLWPEQLMKMLIKPHSLVTPLDNTPPMQDLSVKDVLQEAKSLIHPTIRKPESTPLENVFPQGQSHPPSVVTQQNISNSSILVPGKPSSPKKLGNQTSGAGSESSKLEPMFAMDQLPSQAAVNDCMVPNQINGTLASQTSLWTTHPRGGIDPNQVVESASANTYLQYPGQFEFDPISQSRPQSGSVRSSGSFSMFEKSELPATLSDMSYPMQYSVDQHLWDSHFNEVKAVSHAQLPILLPRQGMPNLQYSSCGIKDLSDENHNQSDIYSCLNLDGSNSGSTIIGPSVSSTLLDDFCALKNTDFQNPSDYLVNNFCPNQDIQSQITAASLADSQNVPLQEYADNSGVTSSSNVDFEDNNLLQHSSWQQVTTRFRTYTKIQKAGSVGRSIDVSSFKNYDELRSEIEQMFSLKDLLNDSSSGWKLVYVDFENDVLLVGDDPWEEFVGCVKCIRILSPSEVQQMGEEGMRLLNSAGVQGVNCLTYGAGRRKDGSN